CGGCTTCTCAAGAATGAAGAATCCTCCTACACGCCATGGGCTGTTCGGAAGAACGACTCTGTCGGACATGAAGGAATTCAGGGAGATGTCGGATGCGGGATGCGCGATAGCCGGCGAAAGCCCAATCAGGCCAAGATGCGGCTGGGAAGTGAAAAGAGAATGCGCAGCGGATCAGCGCACGTTGTGCTTGCGCAGCAGGCTGTAGAGGCGGGCTTGGCTCAGGCCGGAGAGAGTCAAGGCTTGTCGGAAATCACCGCCCGATGCGTTCATGAGACTGGACAGATAGCGTTCTTCAAGATTTTCCAGGCCGCGCTTGCGGTATTCACTCCAGGCCGTGACCTCGCCCGTCGAGTCAGCCCGGACCTTGATCGTCCGCTCGATCTGCTCGCCCTTGCCGTTACCCGAAATCACGAACTGCAAGCGCAGATCCCTGGGCAGATGGGGCGGGAAAAGAATCTCTTCCATGGGCGCAGAGGCCACCAGGGCCTCCACCACATTGGCCAATTCGCGGATGTTGCCGGGCCAGGAATGGCGCGAAAGGAGCCTGAGCAGCTCGGGCGAGACGATCTTCTGCGGCAGGTTGTTCTTGCGGCAGACGCGCGTCATGAGGCAGTCGACCAGCTGGGGCAGGTCGTCCGCACGCTCACGTAGAGGCGGCAGGACCAGCAGGGCCGACTTGATGCGGTAATAGAGATCCTCGCGGAAGCGGCCCTTGGCCACCAGCTCCTGCAGATCCTTGTTGCAGGCGCAGACCAGCCGGAAGTCGCTGGACACCTCGCGGTCGTCGCCCACGGGGCGGAAGCTGCGCGTTTCCAGCACGCGCAGGAAGCTTTTCTGCATGTCCATGGCCAACTCGCTGACCTCGTCCAGGAAGAGCGTGCCGCCGTCGGCCCTCAGCACCAGACCGGGCTTGTCCATGGTCGCGCCGGTGAAAGCGCCTTTGCGGTGGCCGAACAGCTCGCTGGCCATGATGCTCTCCTGGATGGAGGCGCAATCCACGATCACGAACGGCCCCGAAGACCTGGGGCTGTTGGCGTGCACTGCCCTGGCGAAGAGCTCCTTGCCCGTGCCGGTTTCGCCGTAGATGAGCACGTTGGCTCCGCTACGCGCGGCCCTGGCCATGCTGTTGACGCATTCCAGTATCTTGGGGTTGGAGCCGATGATGCCCTCGCGGAGGCAGGGCAGCGCGGAAAGCTTGCGCTCCTGGTAGTCCAGGGCACGCAGAAAGGATAATCGCAGACTTTGGGGCGTGTCGGTCTTCTCTATATAGTCCCAGGCACCGTTCTGGATGGCCAGCTCCGCGCCGTCGTTGCTGCACGAGGAGGTGATGATGGTGACCTCAGGGCCGTAAGCCAGGCTCTTGAGCTTGGGCAGCAGATCCAGGCCGTTGCCGTCAGGGAGCTGCACATCCAGGATGATGAGGT
This sequence is a window from Desulfocurvibacter africanus subsp. africanus DSM 2603. Protein-coding genes within it:
- a CDS encoding sigma-54-dependent transcriptional regulator: MRMPGDNDRGRSVGRVLIIDDDALFSLALGELIRQEGHEAAEARTLAQGMEEVRKSDFDLIILDVQLPDGNGLDLLPKLKSLAYGPEVTIITSSCSNDGAELAIQNGAWDYIEKTDTPQSLRLSFLRALDYQERKLSALPCLREGIIGSNPKILECVNSMARAARSGANVLIYGETGTGKELFARAVHANSPRSSGPFVIVDCASIQESIMASELFGHRKGAFTGATMDKPGLVLRADGGTLFLDEVSELAMDMQKSFLRVLETRSFRPVGDDREVSSDFRLVCACNKDLQELVAKGRFREDLYYRIKSALLVLPPLRERADDLPQLVDCLMTRVCRKNNLPQKIVSPELLRLLSRHSWPGNIRELANVVEALVASAPMEEILFPPHLPRDLRLQFVISGNGKGEQIERTIKVRADSTGEVTAWSEYRKRGLENLEERYLSSLMNASGGDFRQALTLSGLSQARLYSLLRKHNVR